The Agromyces sp. G08B096 DNA window CTCTCTGACGTCGCGGCGGAGTTCGACGCGTCGGGCGACCTGTGCGTGAGCACGGAGGTGCGGGCGCAGGATGCCGCGGACACGGCGGCCGTCGTCGCCGGCGGCGGTCTCGATGCCGACGCCTGGGTGCCCGATTCCAGCGTCTGGATCGACCGCGTCGCGGCGACCGCGTCCTCGCTCGGCCAGCCGGCGCCCGCGGTCGAGGCTCGGGAGTCCGTGGCGAGCTCGCCGGTCGTCTTCGCCGTCCCGGCCACCCGCGCCGAAGAGGTCGTTGCGGCCGAGCCCGCGAGCTGGACCCGGGTGCTCACGGGCACCCTGCCGGCGATCATGCCCGACCCGGAGGCATCCGCGTCGAGCCTCGCCGGTCTGCTGGCGCTCCGCGCCCACGCGTCGCCCGCCGATCCGCGCGCCTTTCCCGGCGCGATGATCGCGCTCGGCAAGGCGATCCCGGCATCCACGAGCGCAGCGTTCAGTGCGGTGTCGTCCGCGCCGCAGGCGAGCGTTGTGATCACCAGCGAGGCGCAGCTGGCCGCGTACAACCTCGACGACCCCGCGGAGCAGCTGGTTGCGGCGTACCCGGCCGACGGCACCGTGTCGCTCGACTACCCCTTCCTCGTGCTGGCGCCGGAGGACGGCGGTGCGGATGCCGCGTCCGAGAGCGAGACCGCCGAGCCCGGCGACGCCGCCGGGGAAGCCACCGGAGACGGAGCGGACGAGGCCGCGACGCAGCCCTCGCACGCCGAGCTCCTCGACCGCTTCGAGCAGGCGGTCCGCGACGCGAGCGACCGGTTCCTCGCGGCCGGGTTCCGCGCGCCCGACGGCAGCGGCGAGCTCGACGTGGCGGGCGTGGGCGCGACGGCCGCTCCGCCGGCGGCCCCGCTCGACGGCGCCGCCCAGCTCGAGATCCTCCGCGCGTGGGGTGTGCTGACGCTCCGGTCGCGCATGCTCGCCGTGATCGACGTGTCGGGCTCCATGGAGGAGCCCGCCGAGAACGGCTTGCGTCGCATCGACATCTTCCAGCAGGCCGCCATCGGAGCCATGTCCAAGTTCTCGGGCGAGGTCGAACTCGGGGTATGGGTCTTCTCCACGGCGCGGAACGGCGACCTCGACTACGAGGATCTCGCGCCGATCGCCCCGCTCGCCGACCAGGCGCACACCCAGGGCATTCAGCAGATCATCGGTTCGCTGCCGGCCCGCCTCGGCGGGGCGACCGGCCTCTACGACACGACGCTCGCGGCGGTCCAGCGCGTGCGTGAGACGTACGACCCGGAGAAGGTCAACTCGGTGCTGCTCATCACCGACGGCAAGAACGAGGACGAGAACGGCATCTCCCTCGAGCAGCTGCTCGGCGAGCTGCAGAAGATGAACGACCCGGCGAAGCCGGTGCCGGTCATCATGATCGGCTTCGGTCCCGACACCGACCTCGGCGCGATGCAGCAGATCGCGAAGACGACGGGCGGGGCGGCGTATTCGGCCTCCAAGCCGGAGGATCTCGGTCTCGTGCTCGTGGACGCCCTGACGCAGCGCACCTGCCGGCCGAACTGCGGCTGAGCGGAAGACGGAGCGGGGCCCGGTGGCGAACCACCGGGCCCCGCTCCGTGCGTGGGTTCGTGTCGTCGGAAGGGCGCGACGCGTCAGTGTCCGACCGGCGCGCCTTCGGCCATGTCGGCCGGCTTCCGCACGAACAATGCGCCGACGATGGCGGCGATCGAGATGATCGCCCCGACCGTGAAGGCACCGCGGATGCCCGCGGCCTGAGCGGCGAGGTCGCCCGCGCCGGCCGCGGCGGCCGCGGTCTCCCTCGCCGCCATGACGGTGATGAAGAGCGCGGTGCCGACGGCGCCGGCCACCTGCTGGATGGTGCCGATGATGGCGGAGCCGTAGGAGTAGAACCGGGGTTCCACCGACCCGAGCGCCGAGGTGAACAGCGGCGTGAACATGAACGCGAGCGCGACCGACATCACCAGGTGCAGCCCGAGCACGAGCCAGAGCGAGGTGTCCTCGCCGACCATGGTGAGCGACCACAGCACGGCACTTAGCACGACGCTCGCCGGCACGAGCAGCGGCGTGGGCCCGAACCGGTCGAAGAGCCGCCCGACCGTCGGGCCGAGCAGCCCCATGAGCAGGCCGCCGGGAAGCAGCATCAGGCCGGTCTGCAGCGGCTCGAGCAGTAGCACGCGCTGCAGGTAGAACGGCAGCACGATGATGGTGCCGAACAGCGACGCCATGAGCACGACCATCATGCCGACCGAGATCGAGAAGTTCTTCGACCGGAAGGTGCGCAGGTCGAGCAGCGCGCGGTCGCGGCGCTGCAGCAGCAGCTGCCGCCAGATGAACGCGCCGAGCGCGAGCCCGCCCACGACGAACGCAGCCGGCAGCGCCCACGCAGGGGTCGCCGACGCGTCACCGCCGCCTTCGCCGCCGATGAGGCTCAGACCGTACACGAGGCCGCCGAAGCCGAACGCGGACAGCACGACCGACCAGAGGTCGATCGGCAGCTTCCGCGGCTCGTTGACCGTCTCGACCTTGCGCGCCCCGATGACGAGCATCACGACCGCGATGGGCAGGACGAGCCAGAACATGAAGCGCCAGCTGAGCGTGTTGAGGATGATGCCCGAGATGGTGGGGCCGACGGCGGGCGCCACCGACATCACGATCGAGACGCGGCCCATGAACCGGCCGCGGTCGCTCGGAGCGACGACCGTCATGAGGGTGGTCATGAGCAGCGGCATCATGATCGCCGTGCCGCTCGCCTGCACGACGCGGGCCGCGAGCAGCACCTCGAAGCCGGGAGCCAGCGCGG harbors:
- a CDS encoding DHA2 family efflux MFS transporter permease subunit; the encoded protein is MTERAVSDLDSVDLEPSGSTSAEPTHLADSPRAAAEDAAVRAHQPDHGARNTRVIWLLLAATFVVFLNETIMGVAVPHLVDDLHISVTAAQWLTTAFMLTMAVVIPITGFLLQRFPTKPIFITAMSLFSAGTLLAALAPGFEVLLAARVVQASGTAIMMPLLMTTLMTVVAPSDRGRFMGRVSIVMSVAPAVGPTISGIILNTLSWRFMFWLVLPIAVVMLVIGARKVETVNEPRKLPIDLWSVVLSAFGFGGLVYGLSLIGGEGGGDASATPAWALPAAFVVGGLALGAFIWRQLLLQRRDRALLDLRTFRSKNFSISVGMMVVLMASLFGTIIVLPFYLQRVLLLEPLQTGLMLLPGGLLMGLLGPTVGRLFDRFGPTPLLVPASVVLSAVLWSLTMVGEDTSLWLVLGLHLVMSVALAFMFTPLFTSALGSVEPRFYSYGSAIIGTIQQVAGAVGTALFITVMAARETAAAAAGAGDLAAQAAGIRGAFTVGAIISIAAIVGALFVRKPADMAEGAPVGH
- a CDS encoding VWA domain-containing protein, which produces MGRHSIAAPASKPGRRALILSIVAAVAVVGVVASGVYLWVGGHLNPLFAAAEPGCETPDELLIVADTSIAPVLSDVAAEFDASGDLCVSTEVRAQDAADTAAVVAGGGLDADAWVPDSSVWIDRVAATASSLGQPAPAVEARESVASSPVVFAVPATRAEEVVAAEPASWTRVLTGTLPAIMPDPEASASSLAGLLALRAHASPADPRAFPGAMIALGKAIPASTSAAFSAVSSAPQASVVITSEAQLAAYNLDDPAEQLVAAYPADGTVSLDYPFLVLAPEDGGADAASESETAEPGDAAGEATGDGADEAATQPSHAELLDRFEQAVRDASDRFLAAGFRAPDGSGELDVAGVGATAAPPAAPLDGAAQLEILRAWGVLTLRSRMLAVIDVSGSMEEPAENGLRRIDIFQQAAIGAMSKFSGEVELGVWVFSTARNGDLDYEDLAPIAPLADQAHTQGIQQIIGSLPARLGGATGLYDTTLAAVQRVRETYDPEKVNSVLLITDGKNEDENGISLEQLLGELQKMNDPAKPVPVIMIGFGPDTDLGAMQQIAKTTGGAAYSASKPEDLGLVLVDALTQRTCRPNCG